AATGGCATCTTCATTTGTATCGGTATAATATTTTTTGCGAAGCCCCTTTTCTTTAAAGCCTACTTTTTCGTATAATTGGCGAGCGGTATAATTGGAAGGCCTAACTTCCAAGGTCATGCGCATGGCACCCCTTAATACCGCCTGACGCATCATTTCCAACAATAGGGCTTTGCCGATCTTTTTGCCCCGGTAATCCGGGTGAACAGCTATGTTGGTAATATGAGCTTCATCAAGAACCAGCCACATTCCAGCATAGGCAATTACCTTCTCTTGCTGGATGGCTACTAAATATACTGCAAAATTATTTTGAGTAATTTCATAGGTAAAGGATTGCTGGGACCAGGGCGTTGGAAAGGAAACCTGCTCAATTTGCAGCACACCTGGAATGTGTTCAACCGTCATTTCAGCCAGCATAAAATCCATAACTTCACCTACTTTCGCATTTGGCGGCTAACTTAACCTCTGCTTCGGATAATCTGATATATTCTGGTTCCAGATCTAGGGGCATTACCCCACCCCCGGCCAGCATTTCCCAATAACCTAATTCAGCCACTGCTGCACCTCTGGGCAATTGGGCAGATTGAGCTCCAAATAGCGCCCGCTGACCCAATAATTTTATAATTTCTTCCTGATAAACCGGTACAGCATCCCCCACAAAGGTAACAGGCCCTGGCCACTTCTCTAATTTCTGAACTAACTCAGAAATTCCAATGGCCAAGGGACCTTCCAACATTTCAGGCCGACCCGTTCTACCCCTAAAGATACTGGTGTAGACTTCGTTCTTACGGGCATTTAAGATAGGACAAACAATCTGCTCTCGGGCCATCAAAGGTAAAGCCAGGGCCTCTAGGGTAGATACCCCTATAATCGGAATCTGCCAAATCCATGCCAGGGTTTTGGCTGTTGTCATACCAATCCTTAGTCCGGTAAAGGAACCAGGTCCCGAAGATACTGCCACAGCATTCACTTGCTTAGTCGTTATCCCCGCTTCTTCAATAATATCTTTAATCATTGGCAATAAATTGACCGAATGGGTTCGACGGTTGTTCACAAGGCGTTCTGCCAGGATTCGTCCGTTCTCCACCATCGCTACCCCAGCCACCGGTGTTGCTGCTTCAATTCCCAGAATGTACAAGTTTGATCAACTCCTCTACTAGCTGTTGATAACGATTGCCCGCAGGCTCAAAATAGACAATACGGACTGACTCCGCATTGGCTTCCCTGATTAAATTTATGTCCAATCGCTCCTGGGGTAGAACGTCCCTAACCCGTTGGGCCCATTCAATCAGGCATACACCATGTCCATAAAAATATTCTTCATAACCCAGATCCTCCATATCCTCAGGACCGTCCAGGCGATAAACATCAAAGTGGTAAAGGGGCAGCCTGCCCTCATATTCGTTAATTAAGGTAAAGGTCGGACTGGTTACTGCACCGGTTACGCCTAACCCTCTGGCCACACCCTGGGAAAAGGCCGTTTTCCCAGCCCCCAGATCTCCATTAAGGCATATAACATCCCCGGGCTTTAACAAGGTTGCCAACTGTTCTCCTAGGTACTTTGTTTCCTCCGGGGAACCGGTTTTGATTTCCGATAATATCATATGTATTGATCACCTTTCATTACATTAAAAATGACTGTACCCCTGCAACAGAATGGTTTCTTTGGCGCCATCTTCTTTTTCCAGGACCATCCCTTCCGAAGAGTGGGTTATAATCCCAATGGCTTTATATAAAATTCCTTCCTTGCCAAGGGCATTCTCTATGTATTCTTGCCGCTCTGGACGAAGAGTAAAAAGAAGTTCATAATCCTCGCCGCCATCCATAATCCAATCCAGGGTGTTCCTGCCGGTCAGGCAAGCTAACTGCTCTACCTCAGGCAAAACAGGAAGGCTCTTTTCCCTGATTAAACAGCCGGCGGAACTTGCCCGGCAGATTTCCCTTAATTCCGCAGCCAACCCATCGCTATTGTCATCAAGGGCTGTGACACCCTCCAACTCACTTAATATTCTTGCTGCGGCCACCCGGGGTTCCGGCAGCAGATGGGACCGAATTACTTTTTCCTTCAACTCAACAGGATAGTCACCATTATGACTTAGGATGTAAAGCCCCGCTGCGGAAGTCCCTAGAAAACCAGTTGTATAAATCAAATCCCCGGGCTTGGCTCCCGAGCGAAATACCGCCCGACCCTCTTCCACTTCACCCATCAGGGCAATGTTAATCACCAGCGGCCCCGGTGACTTTACGGTATCGCCTCCCACTAGATTAACCTTAAACCGGCAAGCCATCTCCTTTAGGCCCCGGTAGAGTTCTTCTATATCTTCTACCCGGGTCTCCTCGGGGATTCCTACGGAGACCACGGCATGGCTGGGATACCCCCCCATGGCAGCCACATCACTAATATTGACAGCCAAGGCCTTATAACCCACTTGATAATATTGAGACCAATCCAAACGAAAGTGAATATTTTCCATCATCATATCTGTTGTCAAT
This genomic interval from Desulforamulus reducens MI-1 contains the following:
- the thiL gene encoding thiamine-phosphate kinase — protein: MVRLAKLGEFGLIDLLNKNMLYDPEKVIAGIGDDAAVLKPPGTKWQLLTTDMMMENIHFRLDWSQYYQVGYKALAVNISDVAAMGGYPSHAVVSVGIPEETRVEDIEELYRGLKEMACRFKVNLVGGDTVKSPGPLVINIALMGEVEEGRAVFRSGAKPGDLIYTTGFLGTSAAGLYILSHNGDYPVELKEKVIRSHLLPEPRVAAARILSELEGVTALDDNSDGLAAELREICRASSAGCLIREKSLPVLPEVEQLACLTGRNTLDWIMDGGEDYELLFTLRPERQEYIENALGKEGILYKAIGIITHSSEGMVLEKEDGAKETILLQGYSHF
- the rimI gene encoding ribosomal protein S18-alanine N-acetyltransferase; this encodes MDFMLAEMTVEHIPGVLQIEQVSFPTPWSQQSFTYEITQNNFAVYLVAIQQEKVIAYAGMWLVLDEAHITNIAVHPDYRGKKIGKALLLEMMRQAVLRGAMRMTLEVRPSNYTARQLYEKVGFKEKGLRKKYYTDTNEDAIIMWVDMGNWPVVDTMEKE
- the tsaB gene encoding tRNA (adenosine(37)-N6)-threonylcarbamoyltransferase complex dimerization subunit type 1 TsaB gives rise to the protein MYILGIEAATPVAGVAMVENGRILAERLVNNRRTHSVNLLPMIKDIIEEAGITTKQVNAVAVSSGPGSFTGLRIGMTTAKTLAWIWQIPIIGVSTLEALALPLMAREQIVCPILNARKNEVYTSIFRGRTGRPEMLEGPLAIGISELVQKLEKWPGPVTFVGDAVPVYQEEIIKLLGQRALFGAQSAQLPRGAAVAELGYWEMLAGGGVMPLDLEPEYIRLSEAEVKLAAKCESR
- the tsaE gene encoding tRNA (adenosine(37)-N6)-threonylcarbamoyltransferase complex ATPase subunit type 1 TsaE, with the translated sequence MILSEIKTGSPEETKYLGEQLATLLKPGDVICLNGDLGAGKTAFSQGVARGLGVTGAVTSPTFTLINEYEGRLPLYHFDVYRLDGPEDMEDLGYEEYFYGHGVCLIEWAQRVRDVLPQERLDINLIREANAESVRIVYFEPAGNRYQQLVEELIKLVHSGN